A single region of the Microlunatus panaciterrae genome encodes:
- a CDS encoding endonuclease domain-containing protein, which produces MRRVPRQVPPFDTRSPFFRYEALAAGLTDVDLRGERFRRIFQGIYVNFSTPVDVRTRARAALRVMPSGSHISHCTAVELWGGVSPDSSQTHISVVSGSVRSVRQGIKSHLALPGAAIVALGGMPVASPTQAFLELATMGASLVDLVIAGDSLVKSANVGPEDFVSAAKQWRGRGARLARRAARLVRPGVDSPMETRLRLLVVFAGLPEPRINWIIRNDEGGWRLRFDLAYPELKLIIEYDGRQHADSDRQWLRDIGRREELDEMGWRIIVVTSQGIYSEPDATLKRIQKALVERGAVGVPRRLSSEWTRHFSQ; this is translated from the coding sequence ATGCGCCGCGTTCCACGTCAGGTCCCGCCGTTCGACACCCGGTCACCGTTCTTCCGCTATGAGGCGCTCGCTGCCGGGCTGACCGATGTCGATCTCCGGGGTGAGCGTTTCCGACGGATCTTCCAGGGCATCTATGTCAACTTCTCGACACCCGTTGACGTGAGAACCCGAGCCCGAGCGGCTCTGCGCGTCATGCCGTCCGGGTCCCACATCAGCCACTGCACGGCCGTTGAGCTCTGGGGCGGTGTCTCGCCCGACAGTTCTCAGACCCACATCAGCGTGGTCTCGGGCAGCGTCCGCTCCGTACGGCAGGGGATCAAGTCCCATCTCGCTCTGCCCGGTGCGGCGATCGTCGCTCTCGGGGGGATGCCGGTGGCCTCGCCGACGCAGGCGTTTCTGGAGCTGGCGACGATGGGAGCCAGCCTGGTCGACCTGGTCATCGCCGGCGACTCCCTGGTGAAGTCTGCGAACGTGGGCCCAGAGGACTTCGTGAGCGCAGCGAAGCAATGGCGTGGTCGGGGGGCCAGGCTGGCCCGTCGGGCGGCACGTCTCGTACGCCCTGGTGTTGACTCACCGATGGAGACGAGACTCCGCCTGCTGGTTGTCTTTGCCGGTCTGCCGGAGCCCAGAATCAACTGGATCATCCGGAACGACGAGGGCGGCTGGCGACTGAGGTTCGACCTGGCGTACCCGGAGCTGAAGCTGATCATCGAATACGACGGACGACAGCACGCGGACAGTGATCGGCAGTGGCTCCGCGACATCGGACGACGCGAAGAGCTCGATGAGATGGGCTGGCGCATCATCGTGGTCACATCTCAGGGCATCTACTCCGAGCCGGACGCGACATTGAAGAGGATCCAGAAGGCCCTGGTCGAGCGGGGAGCGGTCGGGGTGCCGCGAAGGCTCAGCTCTGAGTGGACCCGGCACTTCAGTCAATAG
- the truB gene encoding tRNA pseudouridine(55) synthase TruB encodes MTGSGLLVVDKPSGWTSHQVVGRVRRLAGTRKVGHAGTLDPMATGVLLVGLNRATRLLGHLMLTEKEYRATIRLGVGTLTDDAEGEVTTALGASAVTESDVAALLPQFRGDIQQVPTAVSAIKVNGVRSYARVRAGEQVELAARSVRVSRYDLVDVRRSGQPVTPGEMVDVLDLEVLVECSSGTYIRALARDLGAALGVGGHLTALRRTRVGPFGLDQASTLDQAAVELDLIDIDDVARRCFPTWTCDEEQASWVRHGRRLPEVTLPAETSAVMTGTGEFLALYRQVGPSAEPVSVFV; translated from the coding sequence GTGACGGGCTCCGGCCTGCTGGTGGTCGACAAGCCGTCCGGCTGGACCTCGCATCAGGTCGTCGGGCGGGTACGTCGGCTGGCCGGCACCCGCAAGGTCGGCCATGCCGGCACCCTCGACCCGATGGCCACCGGCGTGCTGCTGGTGGGTCTCAACCGGGCCACCCGTCTGCTCGGGCACCTGATGCTGACCGAGAAGGAGTATCGGGCCACCATCCGGCTGGGGGTCGGCACTCTCACCGACGACGCCGAGGGCGAGGTCACCACTGCGCTCGGCGCCTCGGCTGTCACCGAGTCCGACGTGGCCGCTCTGCTGCCGCAGTTCCGCGGCGACATCCAGCAGGTGCCCACCGCCGTGTCAGCGATCAAGGTCAACGGAGTCCGCTCCTACGCCAGAGTGCGGGCCGGCGAGCAGGTGGAACTGGCGGCCCGGTCGGTCCGGGTCAGCCGCTACGACCTGGTCGACGTCCGCCGCTCCGGTCAGCCGGTCACGCCCGGCGAGATGGTCGACGTGCTCGACCTCGAGGTGCTGGTCGAGTGCTCGTCGGGCACCTACATCCGGGCCCTGGCCCGCGACCTCGGGGCAGCTCTCGGAGTCGGCGGCCACCTCACCGCACTCCGCCGCACCCGGGTCGGACCCTTCGGCCTCGACCAGGCCAGCACGCTGGACCAGGCGGCCGTCGAGCTGGACCTGATCGACATCGACGACGTGGCCCGGCGGTGCTTCCCGACCTGGACCTGCGACGAAGAACAGGCCTCCTGGGTCAGGCACGGCCGCCGGTTGCCCGAGGTGACGCTGCCGGCCGAGACCAGCGCCGTGATGACCGGGACAGGGGAGTTCCTGGCCCTCTACCGGCAGGTCGGGCCGAGCGCCGAGCCGGTCAGCGTGTTCGTCTGA
- a CDS encoding bifunctional riboflavin kinase/FAD synthetase, translating to MTSEAPAAPSVVIIGNFDGVHRGHVELAHTAARSEPNTRLVAVTFWPHPMSVIRPDRAPLLLTSLPRRKELLHSVGVDEVVVVDFTPEVANWSPEKFVDEIIRPLNPVRIVVGQNFRFGFRAAGTVQTLNELSHGQWTVQALPLLTDGTVPSSSTLIRHAVAEGDFGRVRELTDHVFRYSGVVVKGAQRGREMGFPTANVDVEPGMAVPEDGVYAGWVTRQDSADAERWPAAISVGSNPTFAGESRRIEAYVLDRDDLELYGVPIAIDFYLRLRGQVKYEGMPALVRQMRLDVEQARHLLAGLEEH from the coding sequence ATGACCAGTGAGGCTCCAGCGGCGCCATCCGTCGTCATCATCGGCAACTTCGACGGGGTCCACCGTGGCCACGTCGAGCTGGCCCACACGGCAGCCAGGTCGGAGCCAAACACCCGGCTGGTGGCCGTCACCTTCTGGCCGCATCCGATGTCAGTGATCCGACCCGACCGGGCCCCGTTGCTGCTGACGTCATTGCCGCGGCGCAAGGAGCTGCTCCACTCGGTGGGGGTCGACGAGGTGGTGGTGGTCGACTTCACCCCGGAGGTGGCCAACTGGAGTCCGGAGAAGTTCGTCGACGAGATCATCCGGCCGCTGAACCCGGTGCGGATCGTGGTCGGGCAGAACTTCAGGTTCGGCTTCCGGGCGGCCGGCACCGTGCAGACGCTGAACGAGCTGAGCCACGGACAGTGGACCGTTCAGGCCCTTCCGCTGCTGACCGATGGCACCGTGCCGAGCTCGTCCACGCTGATCCGGCACGCGGTGGCCGAGGGTGACTTCGGCCGGGTCAGGGAGCTGACCGACCATGTCTTCCGCTATTCCGGCGTCGTCGTCAAGGGCGCGCAGCGCGGCCGGGAGATGGGCTTCCCGACCGCCAACGTCGACGTCGAGCCCGGGATGGCGGTGCCCGAGGACGGCGTCTACGCCGGTTGGGTCACCCGACAGGACAGTGCTGATGCCGAACGCTGGCCGGCCGCCATCTCGGTCGGCAGCAACCCGACGTTCGCCGGCGAGTCCCGCCGGATCGAGGCGTACGTCCTCGACCGAGACGACCTGGAACTCTACGGCGTGCCGATCGCGATCGACTTCTATCTGCGGCTCCGCGGGCAGGTCAAGTATGAGGGGATGCCCGCCCTGGTCCGTCAGATGCGTCTGGACGTCGAACAGGCCCGCCACCTGCTGGCCGGGCTCGAGGAGCACTAA
- a CDS encoding DUF448 domain-containing protein: MNRHHLPVRTCVGCREREQKSHLVRLVWAASKVALDRNQVAPGRGAYLHRRPECLELAIRRRAVGRALRVTGVNSDQVAQLLEPAVGADTSA; encoded by the coding sequence GTGAATCGCCACCACCTGCCGGTGCGCACCTGCGTCGGCTGTCGGGAGCGAGAGCAGAAATCCCATCTCGTCCGCTTGGTCTGGGCTGCGTCGAAGGTGGCGCTGGACCGGAACCAGGTGGCCCCGGGACGCGGTGCGTACCTGCACCGCCGACCGGAATGCCTCGAGCTGGCGATCCGTCGCCGAGCGGTGGGCCGGGCACTGCGGGTCACCGGGGTCAACTCAGACCAGGTCGCCCAGCTGCTCGAACCGGCGGTCGGTGCCGACACCTCGGCTTGA
- the infB gene encoding translation initiation factor IF-2: MAKVRVYELAKELGVESKVVLSTLSDMGEFVRSASSTIEAPVVRRLQEKLNNQQKPVAKKAPANRPAPSAPAQARVAEVKVEAPRPRPTAPAERAEQVAPRVEQAAPAPAAEAPAVEAPAAQAPAVQPPAAEAPAFEAPAAEARPTESSAPRAPGVRPGPTARPGARPGPVPKVPGRPASRAPETREQREPRQERPGGGQPSGPRPRPGSTGGLPGATPAPPRRGGAPRPGNNPFAPSQGMGTQPRGPRPGQDAARPGGPRPPAARTPGGPGRPGGVPGMPRPNPAMMPKQSSGQLGGATGPGTRGRGAPAGGRGRGGAPGRGGPGGPGGGPGGPPPSGRGGRGGRGGTQGAFGRPGGPSRRGRKSKKQRRQEFDQMEAPSIGGVRVKQGDGQKIRLARGASLTDLAEKIGVDAASLVQVLFHLGEMVTATQSVSDATLQVIGNELNYDIEVVSPEDEDRELLESFDIEFGEDEGGEAELAPRPPAVTVMGHVDHGKTKLLDALRKSNVAGGEAGGITQHIGAYQVATEVDGTERKITFIDTPGHEAFTAMRARGAKSTDIAVLVVAADDGVMPQTIEALNHAIAADVPVVVAVNKVDKPDADPTKVRGQLTEYGLVPEEYGGDTMFVDVSATTGQGLDELLEAIVLTADAALDLRANPDMDAQGVAIEAHLDKGRGPVATVLVQRGTLHVGDSIVAGPAYGRVRALLNDLGETVDEAPPSMPVQVLGLTAVPGAGDSFIVVEDDRMARQIAERRAARLRMAAQAAGTRRKTLDQLFEQLEKGETQELLLILKGDGSGSVEALEDALSKIDVGDEVSLRVIDRGVGAITETNVSLAAASGAVIIGFNVRPQGKATEMADRENVDIRYYSVIYQAIDEIEAALKGMLKPIYEEVQLGTAEIRDVFRSSKAGTIAGCMVTSGLMRRNAKARLLRDGVVVTESSINSLRRMKDDATEVREGFECGLTLSNYSDVKVGDIVETYEMREKARS, encoded by the coding sequence GTGGCAAAGGTCCGTGTCTACGAGCTGGCGAAAGAGCTCGGAGTCGAAAGCAAGGTCGTCCTCAGCACGCTGAGTGACATGGGAGAGTTCGTTCGGTCGGCGTCGTCGACCATTGAAGCCCCCGTCGTTCGACGGTTGCAGGAGAAACTCAACAACCAACAGAAGCCGGTCGCCAAGAAGGCCCCGGCCAACAGGCCTGCGCCCAGCGCGCCGGCCCAGGCACGGGTCGCCGAGGTCAAGGTGGAGGCGCCCCGGCCGCGTCCCACCGCTCCGGCGGAGCGGGCCGAGCAGGTCGCACCCCGGGTCGAGCAGGCCGCACCGGCACCCGCGGCTGAGGCTCCGGCGGTCGAGGCCCCTGCGGCCCAGGCTCCGGCCGTCCAGCCGCCGGCTGCCGAGGCACCGGCCTTCGAGGCACCGGCGGCCGAAGCGCGTCCGACCGAGTCGTCAGCACCCAGGGCGCCTGGCGTCCGGCCGGGTCCGACGGCACGGCCCGGTGCACGCCCCGGTCCGGTACCCAAGGTGCCCGGACGTCCGGCGTCCAGGGCCCCCGAGACCCGCGAGCAGCGCGAGCCACGCCAGGAGCGGCCCGGCGGCGGCCAGCCCTCAGGGCCACGGCCTCGTCCCGGCTCGACCGGTGGCCTGCCGGGCGCAACCCCGGCCCCGCCGCGTCGTGGCGGCGCCCCAAGGCCGGGCAACAACCCGTTCGCCCCGTCTCAGGGGATGGGGACGCAGCCCCGCGGCCCGCGTCCCGGACAGGACGCTGCGCGTCCCGGCGGACCTCGTCCGCCGGCAGCCCGCACCCCGGGTGGCCCTGGCCGTCCCGGTGGCGTACCCGGAATGCCCCGGCCGAACCCGGCCATGATGCCCAAGCAGAGCTCCGGCCAGCTGGGCGGGGCCACCGGCCCCGGTACCCGTGGTCGGGGAGCGCCCGCCGGCGGTCGTGGCCGCGGTGGTGCTCCGGGCCGCGGTGGACCCGGTGGTCCCGGCGGCGGTCCGGGTGGGCCTCCTCCGAGCGGCCGCGGTGGTCGCGGCGGTCGCGGTGGAACCCAGGGCGCCTTCGGTCGTCCCGGTGGACCGTCGCGTCGTGGCCGCAAGTCCAAGAAGCAGCGTCGTCAAGAGTTCGACCAGATGGAGGCGCCGTCGATTGGTGGCGTGCGCGTCAAGCAGGGCGACGGGCAGAAGATCCGGCTGGCCCGTGGTGCTTCGCTGACCGACCTGGCCGAGAAGATCGGCGTCGACGCCGCATCGCTGGTGCAGGTGCTCTTCCACCTCGGTGAGATGGTCACTGCGACCCAGTCGGTCAGCGACGCCACCCTGCAGGTGATCGGCAACGAGCTCAACTACGACATCGAGGTCGTCTCGCCCGAGGACGAGGACCGCGAGCTGTTGGAGAGCTTCGACATCGAGTTCGGTGAGGACGAGGGTGGCGAGGCCGAGCTGGCGCCGAGGCCGCCGGCGGTGACCGTGATGGGTCACGTCGACCACGGCAAAACGAAGCTGCTGGACGCGCTCCGCAAGTCCAACGTGGCCGGCGGCGAGGCGGGTGGCATCACCCAGCACATCGGCGCCTACCAGGTGGCGACCGAGGTCGACGGCACCGAGCGCAAAATCACCTTCATCGACACCCCGGGTCACGAGGCCTTCACGGCCATGCGTGCTCGCGGTGCCAAGTCGACCGACATCGCCGTACTGGTGGTGGCCGCCGACGACGGTGTGATGCCGCAGACCATCGAGGCGCTCAACCACGCCATCGCTGCGGATGTGCCGGTCGTGGTGGCCGTCAACAAGGTGGACAAGCCGGACGCCGACCCGACCAAGGTCCGCGGCCAGCTCACCGAGTACGGCCTGGTACCGGAGGAGTACGGCGGCGACACGATGTTCGTCGACGTCTCCGCCACCACCGGCCAGGGTCTGGACGAGCTGCTGGAGGCCATCGTGCTGACAGCTGACGCCGCCCTCGACCTGCGGGCCAACCCGGACATGGACGCCCAGGGTGTCGCCATCGAGGCGCACCTGGACAAGGGCCGCGGTCCGGTTGCGACCGTCCTGGTCCAGCGCGGCACGCTGCACGTCGGTGACTCGATCGTCGCCGGTCCGGCGTACGGCCGGGTCCGGGCGCTGCTCAACGACCTCGGCGAGACGGTGGACGAAGCTCCGCCGTCGATGCCGGTCCAGGTCCTCGGTCTGACCGCGGTTCCGGGCGCCGGCGACAGCTTCATCGTGGTCGAGGACGACCGGATGGCGCGTCAGATCGCCGAACGTCGTGCGGCCCGGTTGCGGATGGCAGCCCAGGCTGCCGGCACCCGGCGCAAGACCCTCGACCAGCTGTTCGAGCAGCTGGAGAAGGGCGAGACGCAGGAGCTGCTGCTCATCCTCAAGGGCGACGGGTCGGGCTCGGTCGAAGCACTCGAGGACGCCCTGTCGAAGATCGATGTCGGCGACGAGGTGTCGCTGCGGGTCATCGACCGCGGTGTCGGTGCCATCACCGAGACCAACGTCAGCCTGGCGGCAGCGTCGGGCGCGGTGATCATCGGCTTCAACGTCCGGCCGCAGGGCAAGGCGACCGAGATGGCGGATCGAGAGAACGTCGACATCCGCTACTACTCGGTCATCTACCAGGCCATCGACGAGATCGAGGCGGCGCTCAAGGGCATGCTCAAGCCGATCTACGAGGAGGTCCAGCTGGGCACCGCCGAGATCCGCGACGTGTTCCGCTCGTCCAAGGCCGGCACCATCGCCGGTTGTATGGTCACCAGCGGCCTGATGCGGCGCAACGCCAAGGCGCGGTTGCTGCGTGACGGCGTGGTGGTGACCGAATCCTCGATCAACTCGCTGCGTCGGATGAAGGATGACGCGACCGAGGTCAGGGAAGGTTTCGAGTGTGGTCTGACCCTCTCGAACTACTCCGACGTGAAGGTCGGCGACATCGTCGAGACGTACGAGATGAGGGAGAAGGCGCGGTCGTAG
- the rbfA gene encoding 30S ribosome-binding factor RbfA, with product MASPRVLKLADQIKVIVAEMLERRIKDPRLGFITVTDVSLTGDTREATVFYTVYGDDEEQALTAVALASATGLIRSQVGKQLGLKFAPTLAFIPDAVPKTARQIEDLLAVAKSGDAAVAEQAAKAAFAGEEDPYRKPREADEDSAD from the coding sequence ATGGCATCGCCACGGGTGTTGAAGCTGGCCGACCAGATCAAGGTGATCGTGGCCGAGATGCTGGAGCGGCGGATCAAGGATCCCCGGCTCGGTTTCATCACGGTGACCGATGTGTCGCTGACCGGCGACACCCGGGAGGCCACGGTCTTCTACACCGTCTACGGCGATGACGAGGAGCAGGCGTTGACGGCGGTGGCTCTGGCGTCGGCGACCGGCCTGATCCGGTCCCAGGTCGGCAAGCAGCTGGGGCTCAAGTTCGCGCCGACGCTGGCGTTCATCCCGGACGCGGTGCCCAAGACGGCCCGCCAGATCGAGGATCTGCTGGCCGTCGCCAAGTCCGGTGACGCGGCCGTCGCCGAGCAGGCGGCCAAGGCTGCCTTCGCCGGTGAGGAGGACCCCTATCGCAAGCCGCGCGAGGCGGACGAGGACTCCGCTGACTGA